A single Asterias rubens chromosome 13, eAstRub1.3, whole genome shotgun sequence DNA region contains:
- the LOC117298788 gene encoding proline-rich protein 36-like: protein MAKDAMNNKEFKGSTISIAIASEEEYSLEVPSDISLSTHESTVTVTNEDSQREAFQPVAEKSRSSWKNPRSSNSMRPRGPQGFPGMRPQGFFNSRHPPPHEMDQSVFQQQQQQRPGSLGPPRSPSHRHSFPPGGHPPGHFQPQPHRARLPPSDNFNPQMHHSGHRPRESNFNPQSPWLGPPDPRNPNQISPGDRPPSYPPGQSGFPSDFHHRNPSSDLSANIYSAPTAPEKPSFSNVIAGLLKQINPNRAPPSPGTHQQPPTFRDPVGRVPPPFNGSTQPPHRAHPVPRSHQPPPTFRDPVGKVPPPFGGSTQLPNRAPPSPGTRQPPPRFHGPSQRGPPPFGVPPQPSNIAPQTPSTHQQHPMFHGPTQRVQPPYGVQTQPPNRAPGTHQQSQILHDPNQRLQAPYGVPTQPCNQPPQTLSTYQQPPTQPCNQPPQTLSTYQQPPTCHGPTQGAQPPHSVPANLSAADLVSLLASGGIFLRSPSDLNNIPGTNPSQPQLQNPSSTARPTYTQASVPVHTSPAGPLQSPQALPALPSQNPPGYEVIKQVVREYIIDEKGNEIVREYERPLDQPPLRVPTGAVWGGQSAAEKPESRAVKETGSALDNVTTGSVIPARTDYRDADSTTEFKQSEGAQSKTKENEEDGTRDRSRSISRTSSQSRSSSRSRSGSRSKARSRSKSKSGHRKRRRSRRSSSSDSSREGSRHKPASHKKLPVVWVVGDSYVLRAVERAQGSTLGLDDIVDLHWKVLSEKQMLKNFKSMMDTLLGVSSEPPSMIVVHLGAYDFADDLKDNFVGILKNMTYFVHNKMNCRLVWSEMFLQLDSRGQLVYPRRIRYINERASEIIQRLGEGNHFISYPRIRPSTKHIERDCLELTPKGTDYFIRSLRKAIRLFMKEPEVLWYPRPKCPHSPTLTEGEPPANNPCPIPQKRDRENAQMNVEV, encoded by the exons ATGGCCAAAGATGCCATGAACAATAAG gaatttAAGGGCTCGACCATTTCCATTGCTATTGCATCTGAAGAGGAGTACAGTTTGGAGGTGCCCTCTGATATCAGCTTGAGTACTCACGAAAG TACTGTTACAGTCACAAATGAGGACAGCCAAAGAGAAGCTTTTCAACCTGTTGCTGAAAAGTCTAGAAGTTCCTGGAAAAACCCCCGGTCTTCCAATTCAATGAGACCCAGAGGACCTCAAGGGTTCCCAGGTATGAGACCACAAGGCTTCTTCAATAGTCGCCATCCACCCCCACACGAAATGGACCAGAGTGTCtttcagcagcagcagcagcagcgccCTGGAAGCCTGGGGCCACCACGCAGCCCATCTCACAGACACTCTTTCCCTCCTGGAGGACACCCTCCTGGACACTTTCAACCCCAACCCCATCGGGCCCGATTACCACCCAGTGACAATTTCAATCCTCAAATGCATCACTCTGGACATCGCCCAAGGGAATCCAACTTCAATCCACAAAGTCCCTGGCTAGGACCTCCAGATCCTCGAAATCCTAATCAAATATCACCAGGCGATAGACCGCCTTCCTATCCACCTGGTCAGAGTGGATTCCCATCTGATTTCCATCATCGGAACCCATCCAGCGATCTTTCAGCCAACATATACAGTGCCCCAACAGCTCCTGAGAAGCCCTCTTTCAGTAATGTAATAGCTGGTCTACTCAAACAAATCAACCCAAACAGAGCACCTCCTAGTCCTGGGACTCACCAGCAACCTCCAACGTTTCGTGACCCTGTTGGGAGAGTCCCGCCACCCTTCAATGGTTCAACACAACCCCCTCACAGAGCACATCCTGTTCCCAGATCTCACCAGCCACCTCCAACGTTTCGTGACCCTGTTGGGAAAGTCCCGCCACCTTTCGGTGGTTCAACACAACTTCCTAACAGAGCACCTCCTAGTCCTGGGACTCGCCAACCACCGCCAAGGTTTCATGGGCCTTCTCAGAGAGGCCCACCACCCTTTGGTGTTCCACCACAACCCAGTAACATTGCACCTCAAACTCCTAGCACTCACCAGCAACATCCAATGTTTCATGGACCTACTCAGAGAGTTCAACCACCCTATGGTGTTCAGACACAACCCCCCAACAGAGCTCCTGGGACTCACCAGCAATCTCAAATCTTGCATGACCCTAATCAGAGACTCCAGGCACCCTATGGTGTCCCAACGCAACCCTGTAACCAACCACCTCAAACTCTTAGCACTTACCAGCAACCTCCAACACAACCCTGTAACCAACCACCTCAAACTCTTAGCACTTACCAGCAACCTCCAACGTGTCATGGCCCCACTCAAGGAGCTCAGCCTCCCCATAGTGTTCCAGCAAACCTCTCTGCCGCTGATCTGGTGTCACTCTTAGCCTCAGGAGGAATATTTTTAAGAAGCCCCTCAGATCTCAACAACATTCCGGGCACAAATCCATCTCAGCCACAGCTTCAGAATCCTTCGTCAACAGCAAGACCTACTTATACACAAG CCTCTGTACCTGTACACACATCACCAGCCGGACCTCTACAAAGTCCACAAGCATTGCCCGCATTGCCCAGCCAGAATCCCCCTGGGTACGAAGTGATAAAACAGGTCGTCCGAGAGTACATCATCGACGAGAAGGGTAACGAGATCGTTAGGGAGTACGAGCGCCCGCTGGACCAGCCGCCTCTCAGGGTACCCACTGGAGCTGTCTGGGGTGGGCAGTCAGCCGCAGAGAAGCCCGAGTCGAGAGCTGTCAAAGAGACTGGGAGTGCTTTGGACAATGTGACCACTGGTAGCGTGATACCAGCCAGGACGGACTACCGGGATGCAGACAGCACGACGGAATTCAAACAGAGCGAAGGAGCTCAGTCAAAAACAA aagaaaatgaagaagacGGGACAAGAGACAGATCCAGAAGTATTTCCAGAACCAGCTCTCAAAGTAGATCTTCAAGTAGATCTAGAAGTGGATCAAGGAGTAAAGCTAGAAGCAGATCCAAAAGTAAATCTGGTCACAGAAAAAGGCGTCGCTCTAGAAGATCATCAAGTTCAGACAGCTCAAGAGAGGGCAGCAGACACAAACCAg CTTCCCACAAGAAGCTTCCCGTCGTCTGGGTCGTCGGCGATTCATACGTCTTGCGAGCGGTGGAAAGAGCCCAGGGATCGACCCTCGGACTAGACGACATCGTCGATCTCCACTGGAAGGTGCTATCGGAGAAACAAATGCTCAAGAACTTCAAGTCGATGATGGACACCCTTCTGGGCGTGAGCAGCGAGCCACCGTCCATGATCGTCGTCCATCTAGGGGCGTACGACTTCGCCGACGACCTAAAGGATAACTTTGTCGGTATTCTAAAAAACATGACATATTTCGTGCACAACAAGATGAACTGCAGGCTGGTGTGGTCGGAGATGTTCCTGCAACTGGACAGTAGAGGGCAGCTGGTGTATCCTCGGAGAATCCGCTACATCAACGAGAGGGCCTCGGAGATCATACAGCGTCTCGGCGAGGGGAATCACTTTATTTCGTACCCTCGGATTCGTCCGTCGACGAAGCACATTGAGAGAGACTGTTTAGAGCTGACGCCGAAAGGAACGGATTATTTCATCCGGTCGTTGAGGAAGGCTATCCGTTTATTCATGAAGGAGCCAGAGGTCTTGTGGTATCCAAGGCCTAAGTGTCCCCACTCCCCTACCCTGACTGAGGGGGAGCCTCCTGCCAACAACCCTTGCCCCATCCCCCAAAAAAGAGACAGAGAAAATGCACAAATGAATGTTGAGGTTTAG